The following are from one region of the Candidatus Saccharibacteria bacterium genome:
- a CDS encoding Ig-like domain-containing protein gives MAKAKSKTKYQSRSSSSSIGVATLAHAHYIKSWQVIVFIVIVMFAGIIIIRLSRAATSEVTSTPLTDAEIQQVAGGATIAQTGSPIPVSGTVIFGYNTTRLENVGKVGFYVDGTLAGVATKTPYSFTFDSTRYSAGQHTISAIAFDTSNRPLAAVKKTIAIDNSPNLLKQLGNIITYPFYVLTARP, from the coding sequence ATGGCAAAAGCTAAGTCCAAAACCAAATACCAATCACGCAGCAGCTCTTCCAGTATTGGTGTGGCAACGTTGGCTCATGCTCACTATATTAAGTCCTGGCAAGTCATTGTTTTTATTGTTATTGTTATGTTTGCCGGCATTATTATTATTCGCCTAAGCCGGGCCGCCACTAGTGAGGTTACCAGCACACCGCTCACCGATGCCGAGATCCAACAGGTTGCCGGTGGCGCCACTATCGCTCAAACAGGCTCGCCGATTCCGGTTAGCGGCACAGTTATATTTGGCTATAACACTACCAGGCTAGAGAATGTTGGAAAAGTAGGTTTTTATGTTGATGGTACCCTGGCCGGGGTTGCTACCAAAACACCCTATAGCTTCACCTTTGACTCAACCAGATACAGTGCCGGGCAGCACACTATTTCGGCCATAGCCTTCGATACAAGTAACAGGCCGCTGGCTGCCGTCAAAAAAACCATTGCTATCGACAACAGCCCCAATCTGCTAAAACAATTAGGCAATATTATTACCTACCCGTTCTATGTGCTAACCGCCAGACCATAA
- a CDS encoding Ig-like domain-containing protein, with translation MADNSKTTQAKARASHVAPGAVRKSRFRPRIWHGLVLILVILVIGVLIVRLSKASGDTINLQAAKTLQPPEITRYQTQFGARASTNTKPTVPVSGQANLSYGGKDSPKFVAYYVDGNLKATESNPPYTYTLDTTALSNGQHTIALAAYDQNNLVINLIQQRVNVINGGRLQMIQNSLSYPWKVILGDN, from the coding sequence ATGGCCGACAACTCTAAAACCACACAGGCTAAAGCTCGAGCATCGCATGTTGCCCCCGGCGCTGTGCGTAAGTCGCGCTTCCGGCCTAGAATCTGGCACGGCCTGGTTTTGATTTTAGTTATATTAGTAATAGGTGTTTTAATAGTTAGACTCAGTAAGGCCAGCGGCGATACTATAAATCTCCAAGCTGCCAAAACTTTGCAGCCACCAGAAATTACACGCTACCAGACCCAATTTGGTGCTAGGGCAAGTACCAACACCAAGCCGACCGTGCCAGTCAGCGGCCAGGCAAACCTTAGCTATGGCGGCAAAGACAGCCCCAAGTTTGTGGCTTATTATGTCGACGGTAACTTGAAGGCCACTGAAAGCAACCCCCCCTACACCTATACCTTAGACACTACCGCTCTTAGTAATGGCCAGCACACCATTGCGCTTGCGGCCTACGATCAAAACAATCTAGTTATAAATTTGATACAACAGCGCGTTAATGTCATAAATGGCGGCCGCTTGCAAATGATTCAAAATAGCCTAAGTTATCCCTGGAAAGTGATTTTGGGCGACAACTAA